A genomic region of Prionailurus viverrinus isolate Anna chromosome D4, UM_Priviv_1.0, whole genome shotgun sequence contains the following coding sequences:
- the BBLN gene encoding bublin coiled-coil protein — protein MSGPNGDLGMPAEAGVEGEDDGFGEAEYAAINSMLDQINSCLDHLEEKNDHLHARLQELLESNRQTRLEFQQQLGEAPSDASP, from the exons ATGTCGGGCCCCAACGGGGACCTGGGCATGCCGGCGGAAGCGGGCGTGGAAGGCGAGGATGACGGCTTCGGGGAAGCAG AATATGCTGCCATCAACTCCATGTTGGACCAGATCAACTCCTGTTTGGACCATTTGGAGGAGAAGAACGACCACCTCCACGCCCGCCTCCAGGAGCTGCTTGAGTCCAACCGGCAGACACGCCTTGAGTTCCAGCAGCAGCTCGGGGAGGCTCCTAGCGATGCCAGTCCCTAG